In Porites lutea chromosome 9, jaPorLute2.1, whole genome shotgun sequence, a single window of DNA contains:
- the LOC140947311 gene encoding NAD(P)H-hydrate epimerase-like — MGWRFFLLVGILSGPAGLMIFRIAPLCGRFPQYFKHFCTTRVTMKYLTQDEAQKIDQELFNEYSFSVDQLMELAGLSVAVALTKAYPRGPSHPNVLVCSGPGNNGGDGLVAARHLKMFGYNPKIYYPKKSEQQLFKNLVTQCEKMDIPFIPELPSSSQINEQYRLVVDAIFGFSFKGNARPPFGDALSTLKDVNIPVCSVDIPSGWHVEDGNPDGIQPDFLISLTAPKLCAKHFRGTFHFLGGRFVPESLAQKYNLSLPDYPETEPCMLLTE, encoded by the exons ATGGGCTGGAGGTTTTTCCTTCTCGTGGGCATTTTGAGTGGCCCCGCTGGGTTGATGATCTTCCGCATAGCGCCGCTTTGTGGGCGTTTTCCTCAGTATTTTAAGCACTTCTGCACGACCAGAGTGACCATGAAGTACTTAACCCAAGACGAAGCACAAAAAATAGATCAAGAGTTGTTTAATGAGTATTCGTTCAGCGTGGACCAGCTGATGGAGTTGGCTGGATTAAGCGTGGCTGTAGCTCTTACCAAAGCGTATCCCAGAGGACCTAGTCATCCAAACGTTCTGGTCTGTAGCGGCCCTGGTAACAATGGAGGCGATGGACTAGTTGCGGCTAGGCACCTTAAGATGTTT GGATACAATCCAAAGATTTATTATCCCAAGAAGTCAGAGCAACAGCTTTTCAAAAACCTTGTGACACAGTGTGAAAAGATGGACATACCATTCATTCCTGAGTTACCATCGTCAAGCCAGATTAATGAGCAATACAGGTTGGTGGTGGATGCTATTTTTGGCTTCAGTTTTAAAGGGAATGCACGGCCACCATTTGGAGATGCATTATCAACCTTGAAGGATGTTAACATTCCTGTTTGCTCAGTGGACATCCCTTcag GTTGGCATGTAGAAGATGGAAATCCTGATGGAATTCAACCAGACTTCTTGATATCTCTCACAGCTCCAAAACTTTGTGCTAAACACTTTCGGGGCACATTTCATTTCTTAGGCGGCAGATTTGTGCCCGAGTCTCTAGCTCAAAAGTATAATTTGTCTCTTCCAGATTATCCTGAAACAGAGCCTTGCATGTTGTTGACTGAATGA
- the LOC140948158 gene encoding zinc metalloproteinase nas-15-like yields the protein MKLLVVLLVAGTAFAENPEENTNELGLFEGDIILTPAQRFAVDMGLDLNGGFTRGSSAYSRRQWPNGVVPYTFDPTISSETIAVSAITAAMNEWSSKTCITFKKRTTEKDYVEFFKGKGCSSYVGRISGKQIINLARGCWQMGTVAHEMAHALGFYHEQSRPDRDDYVTIRTENIKAGFEVNFKKQSSYSVDSLGTPYDYGSIMHYGTSYFSKNGQPTIVVKKPGAQIGQRRGPSAIDVKQMNLLYKCKNTGSGGGTPIPTTGAPIPTTGKLQDKRNVNNCE from the exons ATGAAGCTGTTGGTGGTTCTATTAGTTGCTGGAACTGCATTTGCCGAAAATCCAGAAG AGAATACTAATGAACTGGGGCTGTTTGAGGGAGACATCATTTTAACTCCAGCCCAGCGTTTTGCTGTTGACATGGGACTTGACTTAAATGGCGGTTTTACTCGCGGAAGCAGTGCGTACTCTCGGCGTCAATGGCCTAATGGAGTGGTACCATACACATTTGATCCTACTATTT CGTCGGAGACCATAGCAGTAAGTGCTATCACTGCGGCCATGAATGAATGGAGTAGCAAGACATGCATCACGTTTAAGAAGAGGACAACAGAGAAAGATTATGTAGAGTTCTTCAAGGGGAAAGG ATGTTCATCCTACGTTGGCAGAATTAGCGGAAAGCAGATAATCAATTTGGCAAGAGGGTGTTGGCAAATGGGTACTGTCGCTCATGAGATGG CTCACGCTCTTGGCTTTTACCACGAACAGTCCCGTCCAGACAGAGATGATTACGTCACCATCCGAACTGAAAACATTAAAGCAG GCTTTGAGGTCAACTTTAAGAAGCAGAGTTCTTACTCGGTCGATTCCCTCGGCACTCCATATGATTATGGTAGTATAATGCATTACGGTACAAGTTACTTCAGCAAAAACGGACAGCCAACAATTGTAGTAAAGAAACCTGGG GCTCAAATCGGCCAGAGGAGAGGTCCCAGTGCTATTGATGTCAAGCAGATGAATCTGCTGTACAAATGTAAAAACACTGGGAGTGGAGGTG GAACACCCATTCCAACGACAG GAGCACCCATTCCAACAACAGGTAAACTTCaagataaaagaaatgtaaataaCTGTGAATGA